One genomic region from Tachysurus fulvidraco isolate hzauxx_2018 chromosome 14, HZAU_PFXX_2.0, whole genome shotgun sequence encodes:
- the mc3r gene encoding melanocortin receptor 3, whose protein sequence is MNGSYHHMLLWDSFMNNHTAEYENGSMLLWLSNSSVAPPPSGPPGLSGTSGALCQQVQIQAEVFLALGIISLLENILVISAVVKNKNLHSPMYFFLCSLAAADMLVSVSNSLETIVIAILRNNLLKLSDYFVRLMDNIFDSMICISLVASICNLLAIAVDRYVTIFYALRYHSIVTAHRALSAIGTIWLTCIICGIVFIVYSESKMVIICLITMFFTMLALMATLYVHMFLLARLHVQRIAALPAAAAAAGDPAPRHCSCLKGAVTITILLGVFVCCWAPFFLHLILLVACPRHPLCLCYMSHFTTYLVLIMCNSVIDPIIYAFRSLEMRKTFREILCCFGAGCPAPACEREREMNTERPRERTQEREKESETE, encoded by the coding sequence ATGAACGGCTCTTACCATCACATGCTCCTGTGGGACAGCTTTATGAACAACCACACTGCAGAGTACGAGAATGGGAGCATGTTGCTGTGGCTCTCGAACAGCAGTGTCGCTCCTCCTCCGTCAGGTCCACCAGGTCTGTCAGGTACGTCAGGGGCGCTGTGCCAGCAGGTTCAGATCCAGGCTGAAGTTTTCCTTGCACTTGGGATCATCAGCCTTCTGGAGAACATCTTGGTCATTTCTGCAGTGGTGAAAAACAAGAATCTCCATTCTCCCATGTATTTCTTTCTCTGCAGCCTGGCAGCGGCAGACATGCTCGTGAGTGTCTCCAATTCCTTGGAGACGATTGTGATCGCCATTCTCAGAAACAATCTCCTCAAGCTCAGCGACTATTTTGTGCGTTTGATGGATAATATTTTTGATTCCATGATTTGTATCTCTCTGGTAGCATCCATATGTAACCTCCTGGCTATTGCAGTTGACCGATATGTCACCATATTCTATGCATTACGCTATCACAGTATTGTAACTGCACACCGTGCATTAAGTGCCATTGGTACCATATGGCTCACCTGCATCATCTGCGGCATTGTCTTCATCGTATACTCTGAGAGCAAGATGGTCATTATTTGTCTAATTACAATGTTCTTTACAATGCTGGCACTGATGGCAACACTCTACGTTCACATGTTTTTGCTTGCCCGACTCCATGTCCAACGCATTGCTGCATTACCAGCTGCAGCAGCTGCTGCTGGTGACCCGGCGCCACGGCATTGCAGCTGCTTGAAGGGAGCAGTGACTATCACCATCCTcttgggggtgtttgtgtgctgcTGGGCACCCTTCTTCCTCCACCTCATCCTCCTAGTGGCATGCCCACGCCACCCACTCTGCCTGTGTTACATGTCACACTTCACCACCTACCTGGTGCTCATCATGTGTAACTCAGTCATCGACCCCATCATCTATGCTTTCCGGAGCCTGGAGATGAGAAAGACTTTTAGAGAAATCCTCTGCTGCTTTGGTGCAGGATGCCCAGCTCCAGCCTGCGAGCGAGAACGAGAGATGAACACGGAGAGACCACGGGAGAGAACACAAGAACGGGAgaaggagagtgagacagagtga